A region from the Rhodamnia argentea isolate NSW1041297 chromosome 7, ASM2092103v1, whole genome shotgun sequence genome encodes:
- the LOC115746785 gene encoding glucosidase 2 subunit beta: MIIEGRSDVGGLENSRIEMAAVEASHQRPLSLVSLISACFLVASSCASLRPDARLLGVHPLDEKFYAAEVIKCRDGSKSFTKDHLNDDFCDCFDGTDEPGTSACPAAKFYCRNVGSTPKFIYSSQVNDYFCDCCDGSDEYDGRLKCPNICIMGGNVEYKAENYATTTTILGIDNKEPKNGMTLDELIQKLKGLKIVIVVQVLLISCLLIFQLLRRRNKQRRKRTRRFSSLCGH; encoded by the exons ATGATCATTGAAGGACGCAGCGACGTAGGAGGACTCGAAAATTCTCGGATCGAAATGGCCGCCGTCGAAGCGAGCCATCAGCGACCCCTCAGCCTCGTCTCTCTCATCTCCGCCTGCTTCCTCGTCGCGTCCTCCTGTGCTTCTCTGCGTCCCGACGCGCGTCTCCTCGGCGTTCACCCATTGG ACGAGAAATTTTATGCAGCAGAGGTTATCAAATGCAGGGACGGCTCCAAATCCTTCACGAAAGACCATCTGAACGACGATTTTTGTGACTGCTTTGATGGAACGGACGAGCCAG GAACTTCGGCTTGTCCAGCAGCAAAATTTTATTGCAGAAACGTGGGTAGTACACCTAAGTTCATATACTCTTCTCAAgtaaatgattatttttgtg ATTGCTGTGATGGAAGTGATGAGTATGATGGTAGGCTCAAATGTCCCAATATATGCATAATGGGAGGAAATGTTGAGTATAAAGCTGAAAACTatgcaacaacaacaaccatTTTGGGCATTGACAATAAAGAACCCAAGAATGGAATGACCTTAGATGAATTAATCCAAAAGCTCAAAG GATTGAAGATTGTGATTGTAGTTCAGGTGCTTCTTATCAGTTGTCTGTTGATTTTCCAACTTTTACGTCGGCGCaacaaacaaagaaggaaacgtACTCGTCGATTTAGTTCGCTATGTGGCCATTAA